One genomic segment of Vagococcus intermedius includes these proteins:
- the greA gene encoding transcription elongation factor GreA, translating into MVEKVYPMTVEGKEKLEQELEELKTVKRKEIVERIKIARSFGDLSENSEYESAKDEQAFTEGRITTLENMIRFAQIIDNNNVNANEVSLGRTVTFVELPDGDQEEYTIVGSAEADPLSGKISNDSPIAKALIGKELDEEVTISTPGGDMQVKIVKIS; encoded by the coding sequence ATGGTAGAAAAAGTATATCCAATGACTGTTGAAGGTAAAGAAAAGTTAGAACAAGAGTTAGAGGAACTAAAAACAGTTAAAAGAAAAGAAATTGTCGAACGTATCAAAATTGCTCGTAGTTTTGGTGACCTATCTGAAAATTCAGAATATGAATCAGCGAAAGATGAGCAAGCGTTTACAGAAGGGCGCATTACTACTTTAGAGAATATGATTCGTTTTGCACAAATCATTGACAATAATAATGTTAACGCTAATGAAGTATCGTTAGGACGCACAGTGACGTTTGTTGAATTACCCGATGGAGATCAAGAAGAATATACGATTGTTGGAAGTGCAGAAGCAGATCCTCTATCAGGTAAAATTTCAAATGATTCACCGATTGCCAAAGCATTAATTGGCAAAGAATTAGATGAAGAGGTAACAATTAGCACTCCTGGCGGAGATATGCAAGTTAAGATTGTTAAAATTTCATAG
- the mltG gene encoding endolytic transglycosylase MltG: protein MGQNDNKYPDEKNYSDKEAAKEASKNRASSRQKENSLVRKIVTFVILALVVILIVLGFSFYKFWQDGLKPLDPDNKKVVQIEIPIGTSNKGIGAILEKEKIIKSGLVFSYYVKTNNITDFKGGYYQMSPNMKLSDISSLLKQGGSEEPSKLADARLTIPEGSSIKQIAKLVSDNTDIKKDEFLKLMKDDAFFNELYEQYPKLLESVKDAKDVRYRLEGYLFPATYNYYKKNDLKDFVSQMVGKTNDVIEAREADLVASHLTTQEMLTLASLVEKEGVEEGDRRKIAQVFLNRIKEKMPLQSDISILYAMDEHKVHLSIKDTQVDSPYNLYVNTGFGPGPFNNPSEQAIDAVLNPEKNDYLYFLADVSTHKVYFAKTYDEHLVLKEKYIDSKE from the coding sequence TTGGGACAAAACGATAATAAATACCCAGATGAAAAAAATTATTCAGACAAAGAGGCCGCAAAAGAAGCAAGTAAAAATCGTGCGTCATCTAGACAAAAAGAAAATTCATTAGTTAGAAAAATTGTGACATTTGTAATATTAGCCCTTGTAGTTATTTTGATTGTATTAGGTTTTAGTTTTTATAAATTTTGGCAAGATGGCTTAAAACCATTGGATCCAGATAATAAAAAAGTTGTGCAAATTGAAATACCAATTGGGACAAGTAATAAGGGAATTGGGGCAATACTTGAAAAAGAAAAAATTATTAAGAGTGGTTTAGTCTTTAGTTACTACGTCAAAACTAATAATATTACTGATTTTAAAGGCGGTTATTATCAAATGTCCCCTAATATGAAATTGAGTGATATTAGTAGTTTATTAAAACAAGGTGGGTCAGAAGAACCTTCTAAATTAGCTGATGCTCGATTAACTATTCCAGAAGGATCTTCTATTAAACAAATTGCTAAATTAGTCAGTGATAACACGGATATTAAAAAAGATGAGTTTCTAAAATTGATGAAAGATGATGCTTTTTTCAATGAATTATACGAGCAGTATCCAAAATTATTAGAAAGTGTCAAGGATGCTAAAGATGTACGTTATCGTTTAGAAGGCTATTTATTCCCAGCGACTTATAATTACTATAAGAAGAATGATTTGAAAGATTTTGTCTCTCAAATGGTAGGAAAAACAAATGACGTGATAGAGGCTAGAGAGGCTGATTTAGTTGCTAGTCATTTAACAACACAAGAAATGTTAACTTTAGCGTCATTAGTTGAAAAAGAAGGGGTTGAAGAGGGAGATCGTCGAAAAATTGCACAAGTCTTTTTAAATCGTATTAAAGAAAAGATGCCGCTGCAATCAGACATATCTATCTTATATGCAATGGATGAGCATAAGGTCCATTTGTCAATTAAAGATACTCAAGTTGACTCACCGTACAATTTATACGTTAATACAGGATTTGGACCAGGTCCTTTTAATAATCCAAGTGAGCAGGCAATAGATGCTGTTTTAAATCCAGAAAAAAATGATTACTTATATTTCTTGGCAGATGTTAGCACTCATAAAGTTTACTTTGCCAAAACATATGATGAACACTTAGTTTTAAAAGAAAAGTATATTGATAGCAAAGAATAA
- a CDS encoding aminopeptidase C gives MSKEIKLEVIEQFSEEFKSCSKRMLSQRAVIKNGILATSENQSSIIANTPVFSIDLETGGVANQKQSGRCWMFAALNTFRHQIANNFKLKDFELSQNHTFFWDKFEKANYFYENIIKTGSDDLTSRKVAFLLQTPQQDGGQWDMLVALIQKYGIVPKVIMPETISSSASKELNSYLNKKMRKDAITLRQLVSNNANRSELDKAKEDMLAGIYRILATALGTPPTTFDFEYRDSEGEYHLEKNLTPKSFYDKFVAVDLNEYVSIINAPTEDKPYNKVYTVEMLGNVVGGKEVRHLNVDMATFKELAIAQLKAGESVWYGCDVGQSSTRDSGIMATDIFDVDATLGVDFTMSKAERLDFGESLMTHAMVLTGVDLVEGKSTKWKVENSWGDKVGTKGYFVMSDAWMDEYTYQIVVRKEFLSTELKAIIEGDEAKVLAPWDPMGALA, from the coding sequence ATGAGTAAAGAAATAAAACTAGAGGTCATTGAGCAATTTTCCGAGGAGTTCAAATCATGTTCTAAACGTATGCTTAGCCAACGTGCAGTTATTAAAAATGGAATTTTAGCCACTTCTGAAAATCAATCTTCGATTATAGCAAATACACCAGTATTTTCAATTGATTTAGAGACAGGCGGGGTAGCAAACCAGAAGCAAAGTGGACGTTGTTGGATGTTTGCAGCTTTAAATACTTTTCGCCATCAAATTGCGAATAATTTCAAATTAAAAGACTTTGAATTATCACAAAATCATACGTTTTTCTGGGATAAATTTGAAAAAGCAAATTATTTTTATGAAAATATTATTAAAACAGGTTCTGATGATTTGACAAGTAGGAAGGTTGCTTTTCTTTTACAAACACCACAACAAGATGGTGGTCAGTGGGATATGTTAGTCGCTCTGATTCAAAAATATGGTATTGTACCTAAGGTCATCATGCCAGAGACTATTAGTAGTTCTGCTTCAAAAGAACTTAATAGCTATTTGAATAAAAAAATGCGAAAAGATGCCATTACTTTGCGCCAATTAGTGAGCAATAATGCCAATCGCTCAGAATTAGATAAAGCTAAAGAGGATATGCTTGCTGGTATTTATCGTATATTGGCAACGGCTTTAGGGACACCACCAACGACTTTTGATTTTGAGTATAGAGACTCAGAAGGCGAGTATCATTTAGAAAAAAATCTTACTCCTAAGAGTTTTTATGATAAATTTGTAGCTGTAGACTTAAATGAGTATGTCAGCATCATAAATGCTCCTACTGAGGACAAACCTTACAATAAGGTGTATACGGTTGAAATGCTTGGAAACGTTGTAGGAGGCAAAGAGGTTCGCCATTTGAATGTTGATATGGCAACTTTTAAAGAACTAGCGATTGCCCAACTGAAAGCTGGAGAATCGGTTTGGTATGGTTGTGATGTTGGTCAATCTTCTACTAGAGATTCTGGTATTATGGCAACAGATATATTTGATGTTGATGCAACCTTAGGTGTTGATTTTACTATGAGTAAAGCTGAACGTTTGGATTTTGGTGAGAGTCTAATGACTCATGCTATGGTCTTGACTGGGGTTGATCTTGTAGAAGGTAAGTCTACTAAATGGAAAGTTGAAAATAGTTGGGGCGATAAGGTTGGGACTAAAGGCTACTTTGTGATGAGTGATGCTTGGATGGATGAGTATACTTATCAAATTGTAGTTCGTAAAGAATTTTTATCAACTGAATTAAAGGCAATTATCGAAGGTGATGAGGCGAAAGTGCTAGCACCATGGGATCCAATGGGCGCTTTGGCATAA